A genomic stretch from Poecile atricapillus isolate bPoeAtr1 chromosome 10, bPoeAtr1.hap1, whole genome shotgun sequence includes:
- the SPATA2L gene encoding spermatogenesis-associated protein 2-like protein — translation MCAGSALRQEHRQDYAQQFRQEFHREYRRSLEREFGPAGTCPGPAVAERLRQRLQREPALLGALQEDALALLARGLRDHRDPGLALRGLAGAFRLLELAAVNLYLFPWRREFGTIQTFSGAYVHLLRPALPEADLVRSLGRLGYERQDRHRLAVARLPPGPVLIAAAVGFLACRLECEILAELAPQLRRPHAEELLEARHGATGAKGCLETLQDLGKQQRAAADCNDSVDLYREMPDSPEDVGGKDTAPPALWRDPQDVPTRGWGRCDGTLGPEPVGSADPDTSSHLFPEQELVATSRSPQDSRQDTPELPCYQLHSCLRRGMLPSYCCSTCRQLHGGGCAAGHACRSRHRGQELRGERQQRLWLQRTELDMLLAESSAPRS, via the exons ATGTGTGCAGGCTCGGCGCTGCGGCAGGAGCACCGGCAGGACTACGCGCAGCAATTCCGGCAGGAATTCCACCGGGAGTACCGCCGCTCACTGGAGCGGGAGTTCGGCCCCGCCGGGacctgccccggccccgccgtgGCGGAGCGGCTGCGGCAGCGGCTGCAGCGGGAGCCGGCGCTGCTGGGGGCCCTGCAGGAGGatgccctggcactgctggcccgggggctgcgggaccaCCGCGACCCCGGGCTGGCGCTGCGGGGCCTGGCCGGCGCCTTccggctgctggagctggcGGCCGTCAACCTCTACCTCTTCCCTTGGCGCCGGGAGTTCGGCACCATCCAG ACCTTCTCCGGCGCCTACGTGCACCTGCTGCGCCCAGCGCTCCCTGAAGCCGACCTGGTGCGGAGTTTGGGCCGACTGGGCTACGAGCGGCAGGACCGGCACCGCCTGGCCGTGGCCCGGCTGCCCCCGGGGCCCGTGCTGATCGCCGCTGCTGTCGGCTTCCTCGCCTGCCGCCTGGAGTGTGAGatcctggcagagctggcaccgCAGCTGCGGCGGCCCCACgccgaggagctgctggaggcacGGCATGGAGCCACGGGTGCCAAGGGGTGCCTGGAGACCCTGCAGGAcctggggaagcagcagagggCGGCTGCCGACTGCAACGACAGTGTGGATCTCTACCGGGAGATGCCAGACAGCCCTGAGGACGTGGGGGGCAAGGACACAGCTCCCCCAGCGCTGTGGAGGGACCCTCAGGATGTGCCCACGAGGGGCTGGGGACGCTGCGATGGCACACTTGGGCCAGAGCCTGTGGGCAGCGCCGATCCGGACACTTCCTCTCACCTcttcccagagcaggagctggtggcGACCAGCAGAAGTCCCCAGGATTCCCGCCAGGACACGCCAGAGCTGCCCTGCTACCAGCTGCACTCGTGCCTGCGCCGGGGCATGCTGCCCTCGTACTGCTGCAGCACCTGCCGGCAGCTGCACGGCGGCGGCTGCGCCGCGGGACACGCCTGCCGCAGCCGGCACCGCGGCCAGGAGCTGCGCGGGGAGCGGCAGCAGCGGCTCTGGCTGCAGCGCACAGAgctggacatgctgctggctgAGAGCTCTGCACCCCGCtcctga
- the VPS9D1 gene encoding VPS9 domain-containing protein 1 isoform X2, whose amino-acid sequence MAAPGGGEGPAPGRGGRGLQGAMRAASGALGMDSAGRTREAYVEYLKSITLIAQALQEEAAGTENSEGVTPDTPKLLKLAEQCLERVKSIAAALGKAQVKPAAKEQGGGPAPLPRHRRVCSDEGGKLSPFLPPEIFQKLQIAEAQSARKELTPLEEASLQNQKLKAAYEARVARLNPSQAVQKTSLTLSLQRQMMENLVIAKAREETLQRKMEERRLRLQEAANRRFSSSVALTPEEQEQRALYAAILEYEQDYDWPRQWKAQLKRSPADLSVVSGLFSCLLSCPEHPITQLLRRLQCAVYARLYPAVSRGPADASPASPSALSFLSLDAGGSSLPSEPGGRRLRASRSLHCMFSVPEHGPAALRHSQSSTPLADSGAPGPTQPPETPRESSFEDLERFLASPEGWAPAEPPASSGQDAALPELLKGVVRDIHNAMDRLLALTLLAFEGLGTAAGKDQCLACLEEAFFPPLWAPLLALYRTVLQPREAALARSMERHRHASPADMGLASRLFPPAPGRPAYASAVQDLRLIPLETCPRRKLECIVRALRGICECAEEYCGSRDSRSLATAAIGADDLLPILSYVVLQTGLPQLLSECAALEEFIHEGYLIGEEGYCLTSLQSALSYVESLQ is encoded by the exons ATGGCCGCGCCGGGGGGCGGCGAGGGGCCCGCGCCGGGCCGGGGGGGCCGCGGGCTGCAGGGAGCCATGAGGGCAGCGAGCGGCGCCCTGGGGATGGACAGCGCCGGGCGGACCAGG GAGGCCTACGTGGAGTACCTGAAGAGCATCACCCTCATCGCCCAggccctgcaggaggaggcGGCAGGCACAG AGAACAGCGAGGGGGTCACCCCTGACACCCCAAAGCTGCTGAAGCTGGCGGAGCAGTGCCTGGAGAGGGTCAAATCCATCGCAGCGGCGCTGG ggAAAGCCCAGGTGAAACCGGCTGCAAAGGAGCAAGGTGGGGGCCCTGCGCCCCTCCCCAGGCACCGCCGGGTCTGCTCGGACGAGGGGGGGAAGCTCTCGCCATTCCTGCCCCCGGAGATCTTCCAGAAGCTGCAGATCGCTGAGGCACAGAGCGCACGGAA GGAGCTGACCCCGCTGGaggaggcctccctgcagaaCCAGAAGCTGAAGGCGGCCTATGAGGCGCGGGTGGCGCGGCTGAACCCAAGCCAGGCCGTGCAGAAGACATCCCTG ACGCTGTCCCTGCAGCGGCAAATGATGGAGAACCTGGTGATCGCCAAGGCCCGGGAGGAGACC ctgcagcGCAAGATGGAGGAGCGGCGGCTGCGGCTGCAGGAGGCGGCCAACCG gaggttCTCCAGCAGCGTGGCCCTCACCCccgaggagcaggagcagcgaGCACTCTACGCTGCCATCCTTGAGTACGAGCAGGACTAT GACTGGCCAAGGCAGTGGAAAGCGCAGCTGAAGCGAAGCCCGGCGGATCTCTCGGTGGTGTCAGGGCTCTTCTCCTGCCTCCTGAG CTGCCCCGAGCACCCCATCACGCAGCTGCTGCGGCGGCTGCAGTGTGCGGTGTACGCCCGGCTCTACCCCGCCGtcagccgcggccccgccgacGCCTCCCCGGCCTCCCCCTCGGCTCTGTCCTTCCTGTCGCTGGACGCGGGGGGCTCCTCGCTGCCCTCCGAGCCGGGGGGCCGCCGGCTCCGAGCGTCCCGCAGCCTGCACTGCATGTTCTCGGTGCCCGAGCACGGCCCGGCCGCGCTGCGGCACAGCCAGTCCAGCACCCCCCTGGCCGACAGCGGCGCCCCGGGGCCCACCCagccccccgagaccccccggGAAAGCTCCTTCGAGGACCTGGAGCGGTTCCTGGCGTCCCCCGAGGGCTGGGCCCCCGCAGAGCCCCCGGCCAGCTCCGGGCAGGATGCGGCGCTGCCGGAGCTGCTGAAGGGCGTCGTGAGGGACATCCACAATGCCATGG ACAGGCTGCTGGCTCTGACTCTGCTGGCCTTCGAGGGGCTCGGCACCGCTGCCGGCAAGGACCAGTGCCTGGCCTGCCTGGAGGAGGCTTTCTTCCCCCCACTCTGGGCCCCGCTCCTGGCCCTCTACAG GACGGTGCTGCAGCCCCGCGAGGCGGCCCTGGCACGCAGCATGGAGCGGCACCGGCACGCCAGCCCCGCCGACATGGGGCTGGCCTCACGCCTCTTCCCACCCGCCCCCGGCCGCCCCGCGTACGCCTCGGCCGTGCAGGACCTGCGCCTCATCCCGCTGGAGACCTGTCCCCGCAGGAAGCTGGAGTGCATCG TGCGAGCCCTGCGGGGCATCTGCGAGTGTGCCGAGGAGTACTGCGGCAGCCGGGACAGCCGGAGCCTCGCCACGGCCGCCAT CGGGGCAGATGACCTGCTGCCCATCCTGTCCTACGTGGTGCTGCAGACggggctgccccagctgctctccGAGTGTGCTGCCCTGGAGGAGTTCATCCATGAGGG GTACCTGATCGGGGAGGAGGGGTACTGCCTGACGTCCCTGCAGAGCGCCCTGTCCTACGTGGAGTCCCTGCAGTGA
- the VPS9D1 gene encoding VPS9 domain-containing protein 1 isoform X1 produces the protein MAAPGGGEGPAPGRGGRGLQGAMRAASGALGMDSAGRTREAYVEYLKSITLIAQALQEEAAGTENSEGVTPDTPKLLKLAEQCLERVKSIAAALGESGVGVPFWGAGCPRRVRLVVRHSRPVLPPSPGKAQVKPAAKEQGGGPAPLPRHRRVCSDEGGKLSPFLPPEIFQKLQIAEAQSARKELTPLEEASLQNQKLKAAYEARVARLNPSQAVQKTSLTLSLQRQMMENLVIAKAREETLQRKMEERRLRLQEAANRRFSSSVALTPEEQEQRALYAAILEYEQDYDWPRQWKAQLKRSPADLSVVSGLFSCLLSCPEHPITQLLRRLQCAVYARLYPAVSRGPADASPASPSALSFLSLDAGGSSLPSEPGGRRLRASRSLHCMFSVPEHGPAALRHSQSSTPLADSGAPGPTQPPETPRESSFEDLERFLASPEGWAPAEPPASSGQDAALPELLKGVVRDIHNAMDRLLALTLLAFEGLGTAAGKDQCLACLEEAFFPPLWAPLLALYRTVLQPREAALARSMERHRHASPADMGLASRLFPPAPGRPAYASAVQDLRLIPLETCPRRKLECIVRALRGICECAEEYCGSRDSRSLATAAIGADDLLPILSYVVLQTGLPQLLSECAALEEFIHEGYLIGEEGYCLTSLQSALSYVESLQ, from the exons ATGGCCGCGCCGGGGGGCGGCGAGGGGCCCGCGCCGGGCCGGGGGGGCCGCGGGCTGCAGGGAGCCATGAGGGCAGCGAGCGGCGCCCTGGGGATGGACAGCGCCGGGCGGACCAGG GAGGCCTACGTGGAGTACCTGAAGAGCATCACCCTCATCGCCCAggccctgcaggaggaggcGGCAGGCACAG AGAACAGCGAGGGGGTCACCCCTGACACCCCAAAGCTGCTGAAGCTGGCGGAGCAGTGCCTGGAGAGGGTCAAATCCATCGCAGCGGCGCTGGGTGAGtcaggggtgggggtcccgTTTTGGGGAGCTGGGTGCCCCCGCAGGGTCAGGCTGGTGGTGAGGCACAGCCGACCTGTCctgcccccctccccagggAAAGCCCAGGTGAAACCGGCTGCAAAGGAGCAAGGTGGGGGCCCTGCGCCCCTCCCCAGGCACCGCCGGGTCTGCTCGGACGAGGGGGGGAAGCTCTCGCCATTCCTGCCCCCGGAGATCTTCCAGAAGCTGCAGATCGCTGAGGCACAGAGCGCACGGAA GGAGCTGACCCCGCTGGaggaggcctccctgcagaaCCAGAAGCTGAAGGCGGCCTATGAGGCGCGGGTGGCGCGGCTGAACCCAAGCCAGGCCGTGCAGAAGACATCCCTG ACGCTGTCCCTGCAGCGGCAAATGATGGAGAACCTGGTGATCGCCAAGGCCCGGGAGGAGACC ctgcagcGCAAGATGGAGGAGCGGCGGCTGCGGCTGCAGGAGGCGGCCAACCG gaggttCTCCAGCAGCGTGGCCCTCACCCccgaggagcaggagcagcgaGCACTCTACGCTGCCATCCTTGAGTACGAGCAGGACTAT GACTGGCCAAGGCAGTGGAAAGCGCAGCTGAAGCGAAGCCCGGCGGATCTCTCGGTGGTGTCAGGGCTCTTCTCCTGCCTCCTGAG CTGCCCCGAGCACCCCATCACGCAGCTGCTGCGGCGGCTGCAGTGTGCGGTGTACGCCCGGCTCTACCCCGCCGtcagccgcggccccgccgacGCCTCCCCGGCCTCCCCCTCGGCTCTGTCCTTCCTGTCGCTGGACGCGGGGGGCTCCTCGCTGCCCTCCGAGCCGGGGGGCCGCCGGCTCCGAGCGTCCCGCAGCCTGCACTGCATGTTCTCGGTGCCCGAGCACGGCCCGGCCGCGCTGCGGCACAGCCAGTCCAGCACCCCCCTGGCCGACAGCGGCGCCCCGGGGCCCACCCagccccccgagaccccccggGAAAGCTCCTTCGAGGACCTGGAGCGGTTCCTGGCGTCCCCCGAGGGCTGGGCCCCCGCAGAGCCCCCGGCCAGCTCCGGGCAGGATGCGGCGCTGCCGGAGCTGCTGAAGGGCGTCGTGAGGGACATCCACAATGCCATGG ACAGGCTGCTGGCTCTGACTCTGCTGGCCTTCGAGGGGCTCGGCACCGCTGCCGGCAAGGACCAGTGCCTGGCCTGCCTGGAGGAGGCTTTCTTCCCCCCACTCTGGGCCCCGCTCCTGGCCCTCTACAG GACGGTGCTGCAGCCCCGCGAGGCGGCCCTGGCACGCAGCATGGAGCGGCACCGGCACGCCAGCCCCGCCGACATGGGGCTGGCCTCACGCCTCTTCCCACCCGCCCCCGGCCGCCCCGCGTACGCCTCGGCCGTGCAGGACCTGCGCCTCATCCCGCTGGAGACCTGTCCCCGCAGGAAGCTGGAGTGCATCG TGCGAGCCCTGCGGGGCATCTGCGAGTGTGCCGAGGAGTACTGCGGCAGCCGGGACAGCCGGAGCCTCGCCACGGCCGCCAT CGGGGCAGATGACCTGCTGCCCATCCTGTCCTACGTGGTGCTGCAGACggggctgccccagctgctctccGAGTGTGCTGCCCTGGAGGAGTTCATCCATGAGGG GTACCTGATCGGGGAGGAGGGGTACTGCCTGACGTCCCTGCAGAGCGCCCTGTCCTACGTGGAGTCCCTGCAGTGA